Proteins encoded by one window of Mesorhizobium sp. INR15:
- a CDS encoding LysR family transcriptional regulator gives MQAPLDLRLLATFVRAAHSGTLSATAIQVGRTQSAVTMQIQRLEEALGQSLFHRSGSGVRLTGNGERFLAYAERILKIHDEAISALSDKGLRGSMTFGSPEDYLIAFFPTLLRSFGSIHPDVEIKVVSAPTVELRTLLHSRQIDLALVSIPDASASRDVVRTEALVWVGSKPTLELHNFGDTVPLALPASNAMDHRAACDAMAGAGLRYRISYASNSLAGLIAVARSGLAISVMTEEAVPPDLFILNAPMPQLPRLGVLIAFAESEPSPAIEAFANHIRRILPSL, from the coding sequence ATGCAAGCTCCACTCGATCTCAGGCTTCTGGCAACGTTCGTTCGTGCGGCTCACTCGGGAACGCTGAGTGCGACGGCGATACAGGTCGGGCGCACGCAATCCGCCGTGACCATGCAGATCCAGCGGCTCGAGGAAGCGCTCGGCCAAAGCCTGTTTCACCGGAGCGGCAGCGGGGTCCGCCTCACCGGGAATGGAGAACGCTTCCTCGCTTATGCCGAGCGCATTCTCAAAATCCATGACGAGGCTATCTCGGCGCTCTCGGACAAGGGCTTGCGTGGCTCGATGACATTCGGCAGCCCCGAAGACTATCTGATCGCGTTCTTCCCCACGCTCTTGCGGAGCTTCGGAAGCATTCACCCCGATGTCGAAATCAAGGTCGTTTCGGCGCCGACCGTTGAACTGCGCACGCTCCTGCATTCACGGCAAATCGATCTGGCGCTTGTCTCGATCCCCGATGCAAGCGCCTCACGGGATGTCGTGCGAACGGAAGCGCTCGTGTGGGTCGGCAGCAAACCGACGCTGGAGCTTCATAATTTTGGCGACACCGTTCCCCTGGCATTGCCGGCGTCGAACGCCATGGACCACCGGGCTGCCTGCGATGCCATGGCCGGTGCGGGCCTGCGCTACAGGATCTCGTATGCGAGCAACAGCCTTGCCGGGTTGATAGCCGTCGCCCGCTCCGGCCTGGCGATCAGCGTGATGACAGAGGAAGCGGTGCCTCCGGACCTTTTCATTCTCAATGCGCCGATGCCTCAGTTGCCTCGGCTTGGGGTGTTGATCGCTTTTGCGGAATCCGAGCCATCACCGGCGATCGAGGCCTTCGCCAATCACATCAGGCGTATTCTTCCATCGCTTTAG
- a CDS encoding M81 family metallopeptidase → MKLFMAGLDTETNTFSPIRTGHDAFAEGQIAHGDATTKPLNCCSSQLFVWRGAARARGWDIVESLCAVAEPGGTTTRSVYEAFRTEILRDLKAAMPVDGVLLALHGACVAEGYDDVEGDLLAHVRALVGPDIPIGAELDLHCHLTQRMVESATMIVAYLEYPHTDIEERAGHLFELMAKVLAGEVRPVMALFDCRMIGTFRPHQQPLRGLVDRMKASQGRDGILSVSFGHGFPWGDVANVGARMLVVADGDVGKAHAVASAFGKEIFALRDALEPHHLGIDEALDRAMAIDGGPVVLADVSDNAGGGAPGDSTFIIRRVIERGIRGVASCLYWDPIAVRLCQAAGEGATLPLRIGGKIGPASGEPLDLTVTVRRIASGVTQRFGVVPLPIGDCAWVSADGIDLVINSVRTQTFHPECMTTLGLDPATRKIVIVKSSNHFRAGFEPIARDILYVAAPGALQPNFRDLAYTKLRHPYWPKVSDPFSELAV, encoded by the coding sequence GTGAAGTTGTTCATGGCTGGGTTGGACACCGAAACCAACACGTTTTCTCCGATACGCACCGGCCATGACGCGTTTGCCGAGGGGCAGATTGCGCATGGCGATGCCACCACGAAGCCGCTGAACTGCTGCTCGTCGCAGCTGTTTGTCTGGCGGGGTGCCGCCCGTGCGCGCGGCTGGGATATCGTCGAGAGCCTTTGCGCCGTGGCGGAACCCGGCGGCACGACAACACGCTCCGTCTACGAGGCTTTCCGTACCGAGATCCTGCGCGACCTCAAGGCCGCGATGCCGGTCGACGGGGTGCTTCTGGCTTTGCACGGCGCTTGCGTCGCCGAGGGTTATGACGACGTCGAAGGCGATCTTCTGGCCCATGTCCGAGCACTGGTCGGGCCCGATATTCCCATCGGCGCGGAGCTCGATCTGCACTGCCATTTGACGCAGCGCATGGTCGAAAGCGCGACGATGATCGTTGCCTATTTGGAATACCCCCATACCGACATCGAGGAGCGCGCCGGCCATTTGTTCGAACTGATGGCCAAGGTGCTGGCAGGCGAGGTACGCCCTGTCATGGCGCTGTTCGATTGCCGCATGATCGGCACCTTCAGGCCGCATCAACAACCACTGCGTGGCCTCGTCGATCGCATGAAGGCGAGCCAGGGCCGCGACGGTATCCTGTCGGTGTCTTTCGGGCACGGCTTCCCGTGGGGCGATGTCGCCAATGTCGGGGCCAGGATGCTGGTCGTGGCGGATGGCGATGTGGGCAAGGCGCACGCGGTCGCGTCGGCCTTTGGTAAGGAGATTTTCGCGCTGCGCGATGCGCTCGAGCCGCATCATCTTGGCATCGACGAAGCGCTTGACCGCGCGATGGCGATCGACGGCGGGCCGGTGGTGCTCGCCGATGTCTCGGACAATGCCGGCGGCGGCGCGCCGGGCGATTCCACGTTCATCATTCGCCGTGTCATCGAGCGTGGCATACGCGGCGTTGCCAGTTGCCTCTACTGGGATCCGATCGCGGTGCGGCTGTGCCAGGCAGCCGGCGAAGGCGCGACGCTGCCGCTGCGGATCGGCGGCAAGATCGGCCCGGCATCCGGCGAACCGCTCGACCTCACCGTTACCGTGCGCCGCATCGCTTCCGGCGTCACCCAGCGCTTTGGCGTGGTGCCGCTGCCGATCGGCGACTGCGCCTGGGTCAGCGCCGACGGCATCGATCTCGTGATCAACAGCGTGCGGACACAGACCTTCCACCCTGAATGCATGACCACGCTTGGGCTTGATCCCGCGACGCGAAAGATCGTGATCGTCAAGTCGAGCAACCATTTCCGTGCCGGTTTCGAGCCGATCGCCAGGGACATCCTCTATGTGGCCGCTCCCGGCGCGCTGCAGCCCAATTTCCGCGATCTGGCATACACCAAGCTGCGGCACCCCTACTGGCCCAAGGTGTCGGATCCGTTTTCGGAACTGGCCGTATAA
- a CDS encoding ABC transporter ATP-binding protein, with translation MTTAPLLSVEDLTVNFPIPGGWFGGSKSYVHAVNQVDLTIRPGESLGIVGESGCGKSTLVQAIIGLVQRSSGKVLIDGQDFHDARGKRKREIRQQMQIVFQDPQSSLDPRLPVWRLITEPLHVRGGMSKAELRARAAELAASVGLRPEHLDRRPHEFSGGQRQRIAVARAISTDPDLLILDEPTSALDVSVQAQIINLLLKLQRELGLAYLMISHDVSLVRHFCDRVAVMYLGQIVEAGPAVQVLDVPAHPYTRTLLATVPSLSHPLPELAATRVGELPNNRVLPTGCYYRDRCSFAAAGCDRPQPLVETGGDAGAMSQQDKAASPRSVRCHRAQAGEI, from the coding sequence ATGACGACCGCGCCTCTCCTCAGCGTCGAGGACTTGACCGTCAACTTTCCCATTCCCGGCGGCTGGTTTGGCGGATCCAAATCCTATGTCCATGCCGTCAACCAGGTTGACCTGACGATCCGCCCAGGCGAAAGCCTTGGCATCGTCGGCGAGTCCGGTTGCGGCAAGAGCACGCTCGTCCAGGCGATCATCGGCCTTGTCCAGCGCAGTTCAGGCAAGGTGCTGATTGACGGCCAGGATTTTCACGACGCGCGCGGCAAGCGCAAACGTGAAATCCGCCAGCAGATGCAGATCGTCTTCCAGGATCCGCAATCGTCGCTCGATCCGCGCCTGCCGGTCTGGCGGCTGATTACCGAGCCGCTGCATGTACGCGGCGGCATGTCGAAAGCCGAGTTGCGGGCGCGCGCCGCCGAACTCGCGGCGTCCGTTGGCTTGCGGCCGGAGCACCTGGACCGGCGGCCGCATGAATTCTCCGGCGGCCAGCGGCAGCGCATCGCGGTTGCCCGCGCCATCAGCACCGATCCGGACCTGTTGATCCTGGACGAGCCGACATCCGCACTCGACGTCTCGGTGCAGGCGCAGATCATCAACCTCTTGCTCAAACTGCAGCGCGAACTGGGCCTCGCCTATCTCATGATCTCGCACGATGTCTCGCTGGTGCGCCACTTCTGCGACCGCGTCGCGGTGATGTATCTTGGCCAGATTGTCGAGGCTGGACCAGCCGTGCAGGTGCTCGACGTCCCGGCCCATCCCTATACCAGGACCTTGCTCGCCACCGTTCCCAGCCTGAGCCATCCCTTGCCCGAGCTCGCCGCGACCCGCGTCGGGGAATTGCCCAACAATCGGGTCCTGCCCACCGGCTGCTACTATCGTGATCGCTGCTCGTTCGCCGCCGCTGGCTGTGATCGCCCGCAACCGCTTGTCGAGACAGGCGGCGATGCCGGAGCTATGTCCCAGCAGGACAAGGCGGCATCGCCGCGCTCGGTCCGCTGCCATCGGGCGCAAGCCGGCGAGATCTGA
- a CDS encoding ABC transporter ATP-binding protein, which translates to MASASEPRKPDGQKPPALTIEGLSLEFPTYAGAIKALDDVTIEIGNSEIVGLVGESGCGKSVTTMAATRLLPEGRYRVTSGSIRLFGRDPFAMDETELQDVRGKLVSTIFQEPMNALNPTIRIGKQLVGVIQRHEAVSREEAERTARGILRDMLIAEPERIMRAYPFELSGGMRQRVLIAMAFSCNPGLIIADEPTTALDVTVQAVILRLILDRAKRTGTSVVFISHNIAVVSQLCDRLYVMYAGRIVEAGPTRAVLESPQHPYTQALLRCLPERVEPKAELEAIPGTVPNLLDPPQGCFYRPRCPEANEQCFTKPPSMAPAPDHLVACWRREMIQPSMISEAQQ; encoded by the coding sequence ATGGCCTCTGCATCCGAACCCAGGAAACCGGACGGGCAGAAACCCCCGGCACTTACCATCGAAGGCCTGTCGCTGGAATTCCCGACCTATGCCGGCGCCATCAAGGCGCTGGACGATGTGACGATCGAGATCGGCAATTCAGAGATTGTCGGCCTCGTCGGCGAGTCCGGCTGCGGCAAGTCGGTGACCACGATGGCGGCGACAAGGCTGCTGCCGGAAGGCCGCTACCGCGTCACGTCAGGCAGTATCCGGCTGTTTGGCCGCGACCCGTTCGCGATGGACGAGACCGAACTGCAGGATGTCCGAGGCAAGCTGGTCTCGACCATCTTCCAGGAGCCGATGAACGCGCTCAATCCGACCATCCGCATCGGCAAGCAACTGGTCGGCGTCATCCAGCGCCACGAAGCGGTGAGCCGCGAAGAGGCCGAGCGCACGGCACGTGGCATTCTGAGGGACATGCTGATCGCGGAGCCCGAGCGCATCATGCGGGCCTATCCGTTCGAATTGTCGGGCGGCATGCGGCAGCGCGTGCTCATCGCCATGGCCTTCTCTTGCAATCCCGGCCTGATCATCGCCGACGAACCGACGACGGCGCTTGATGTGACCGTGCAGGCGGTGATCCTGCGGCTGATCCTGGACCGCGCCAAGCGGACTGGCACCTCGGTCGTCTTCATCTCGCACAACATCGCTGTCGTCTCGCAGCTCTGCGACCGGCTCTACGTCATGTATGCGGGGCGCATCGTCGAGGCCGGTCCGACGCGGGCGGTGCTGGAATCGCCACAGCATCCCTATACGCAAGCCCTGCTGCGCTGCCTGCCGGAACGGGTGGAGCCGAAAGCCGAACTGGAAGCCATTCCCGGCACTGTGCCCAACCTGCTTGATCCGCCGCAAGGCTGCTTTTACCGGCCAAGGTGCCCGGAGGCCAACGAACAGTGTTTCACGAAGCCGCCGTCGATGGCGCCGGCTCCCGATCATCTCGTCGCCTGCTGGCGGCGCGAAATGATCCAGCCATCGATGATCAGCGAGGCCCAGCAATGA
- the ddpC gene encoding D,D-dipeptide ABC transporter permease produces the protein MSVTSPLAQSVPAASGWKSRLHFLWYLTRRSPLTLVGVAIIVMVIIMIVAAPLIAPYNPDKLMLSARLQPPSAQHWFGTDEVGRDLFSRIIYGSRASCVAAFMIVLISVGVGVAIGCLSGILGGRIDTAIMRLMDVIMALPALVLAMALAAALGPSLVNSMLAVALVRIPAYVRLARGQTLSLRERVYVKAARTFGASPLYILRWHLLPNAMSPIIVQATLDLGGIVLIAAALSFIGLGAQPPTSEWGALVSTGRNYILDQWWYCTFPGLAILITAMGCNLLGDGIRDMLDPRLGGR, from the coding sequence ATGAGCGTGACATCTCCCTTGGCGCAGTCCGTCCCTGCCGCTTCCGGCTGGAAGTCGCGGTTGCATTTTCTCTGGTATCTGACCCGCCGCAGTCCGCTGACGCTGGTCGGCGTGGCGATCATCGTCATGGTCATCATCATGATCGTCGCCGCGCCGCTGATCGCGCCCTACAATCCCGACAAGCTGATGCTGTCGGCGCGTCTGCAACCGCCGAGCGCGCAGCACTGGTTCGGTACGGATGAGGTAGGGCGCGACCTGTTCTCGCGAATCATCTACGGATCGCGCGCCTCCTGCGTGGCCGCCTTCATGATCGTCCTCATATCGGTCGGCGTCGGCGTGGCGATCGGCTGTCTGTCGGGCATACTGGGCGGCCGCATCGACACCGCGATCATGCGGCTGATGGACGTCATCATGGCCTTGCCGGCACTGGTCCTGGCCATGGCGCTGGCGGCGGCACTAGGCCCCAGCCTGGTGAACTCGATGCTGGCCGTGGCGTTGGTTCGCATTCCAGCCTATGTGCGGCTGGCGCGCGGGCAGACGCTGTCGCTGCGCGAGCGGGTCTACGTCAAGGCGGCGCGCACCTTCGGCGCTTCGCCGCTCTACATCCTGCGCTGGCATCTGCTGCCCAACGCGATGTCGCCGATCATCGTGCAGGCGACGCTCGACCTTGGCGGCATCGTGCTGATTGCCGCCGCACTGAGCTTCATTGGCCTGGGGGCGCAGCCGCCAACTTCCGAATGGGGTGCGCTGGTCAGCACCGGCCGCAACTACATCCTCGACCAATGGTGGTACTGCACCTTTCCCGGCCTTGCCATCCTGATCACCGCCATGGGCTGCAACCTGCTTGGCGACGGCATCCGCGACATGCTCGATCCGCGATTAGGAGGACGATGA
- a CDS encoding ABC transporter permease: MTIMRIIIPRLVMLFFVVFGVAVITFIISHLIPGDPARMIAGDRASAETLMSVRRDLGLDRPVWDQFTIYVSNLLHGDLGTSLRTRRSVAGDIATFLPATMELGAISLILAIVIGIPLGVASAIYKDGPIDQVARTISVCGISMPVFWFALVLVLLFYAKLHILPGSGRIDMGIALPTRVTGFFLIDSLLEGRMDAFWSSVRHLILPSFVLAFANLGVITRQIRASMLDVLEEDYIRTARASGLRRRVIIFNHALRNALIPSITLLGLALGDLLYGAVLTETVFAWPGMGTYVVTSIQTLDFPAIMGFTVVASIGYVLINLVVDIAYMFADPQIREIG, translated from the coding sequence ATGACGATCATGCGCATTATCATCCCCCGCCTTGTGATGCTGTTCTTCGTCGTTTTCGGCGTCGCGGTCATCACCTTCATCATCTCCCACCTGATCCCCGGAGATCCCGCCCGGATGATTGCCGGCGACAGGGCAAGCGCCGAGACGCTGATGAGCGTGCGGCGTGATCTCGGGCTCGACCGGCCTGTCTGGGACCAGTTCACCATCTATGTCAGCAACCTGTTGCACGGCGACCTCGGCACTTCGCTCAGGACACGCCGCTCGGTTGCCGGCGACATCGCCACCTTCCTTCCGGCGACGATGGAACTCGGCGCCATCTCGCTCATCCTGGCGATCGTCATCGGCATTCCGCTTGGCGTGGCGTCCGCGATCTACAAGGACGGCCCGATCGATCAGGTGGCCCGCACCATCTCTGTCTGCGGCATCTCGATGCCGGTGTTCTGGTTCGCGCTGGTGCTGGTGCTGCTGTTCTACGCCAAGCTGCACATTCTGCCCGGCAGTGGCCGCATCGACATGGGCATTGCGCTGCCGACGCGTGTCACCGGCTTCTTCCTGATCGATTCATTGCTCGAAGGCCGCATGGATGCATTCTGGAGCAGCGTGCGGCATCTCATCTTGCCCTCTTTCGTGCTTGCCTTCGCCAATCTCGGCGTCATCACCCGGCAGATCCGGGCATCGATGCTGGATGTCCTGGAGGAGGACTATATCCGCACCGCCCGTGCCAGCGGCCTGAGGCGCCGGGTCATCATCTTCAACCATGCCTTGCGCAACGCCTTGATCCCGTCGATCACCTTGCTCGGCCTCGCGCTCGGCGATCTTCTCTACGGCGCGGTGCTGACCGAAACCGTGTTCGCGTGGCCCGGCATGGGTACCTATGTCGTGACCTCGATCCAGACCCTCGATTTCCCGGCGATCATGGGGTTCACCGTGGTCGCGTCGATCGGCTACGTCCTCATCAACCTCGTCGTCGACATCGCCTATATGTTCGCCGATCCGCAGATCAGGGAGATCGGATGA
- a CDS encoding ABC transporter substrate-binding protein, translating into MVFAHWKKLGLALLVTSSLTQAAWAASDVLVLSRAEDAPTADPGVEISNSGYTFIYAAYEHLVAYKGATTEVVPELAESWTVDDTNTVWTFKLAQGHKFDDGTPVDAAAVKFSFDRAMKLKAGPSDAFPVLKEVQVVDPGTVKFILSSQFAPFLSTMAVSGAAIINPKVMEHEKDGDMAKAWLAEHTAGSGAYKITSWERNQSVVLDRNEHYSGPTPALKQIVVRTVGEISARRLQLVNGDADIIEQVPVDQAAALKSDASIVVESNPSLYVNYVYMNNKRPPLDDPRVRQAISYAVDYKGIVDGIMQGQAEQMRGAVPDGMWGHDPQGFQYSYDVEKAKALLKEAGKSDIHLTYTFSQADTAWEPVGLALQANLADIGIKLDLQAVADTTKREMAASGNYDLAPGAWTPDFADPYMFMNYWFDPDRMGGPGNRAFYNNPKVADLVREAASIIDQPKREQLYLEAQKLSTQDAPYLYLMQKNDIFARRAVVKGYVYNPMLIQVYNFATMSKSE; encoded by the coding sequence ATGGTTTTCGCGCACTGGAAGAAGTTGGGCCTTGCCCTTTTAGTCACCTCGTCGCTCACACAAGCAGCATGGGCCGCCTCGGATGTGCTGGTTCTCAGCCGGGCGGAGGACGCGCCGACCGCGGACCCCGGGGTCGAGATCAGCAACAGCGGCTATACCTTCATCTATGCCGCTTACGAGCATCTGGTGGCTTACAAGGGCGCCACCACCGAAGTCGTTCCGGAGCTTGCGGAAAGCTGGACCGTCGACGACACCAACACGGTTTGGACCTTCAAGCTGGCGCAGGGACACAAGTTCGATGACGGCACACCTGTCGACGCCGCCGCCGTGAAGTTCAGTTTCGACCGGGCGATGAAGCTCAAGGCAGGCCCTTCAGATGCCTTTCCCGTGCTGAAGGAAGTGCAGGTCGTTGATCCAGGCACCGTCAAGTTCATTCTCTCCTCGCAGTTCGCGCCGTTCCTCTCGACCATGGCCGTCTCGGGCGCGGCCATCATCAATCCCAAGGTAATGGAACATGAAAAAGATGGCGACATGGCCAAGGCCTGGCTTGCCGAGCACACAGCCGGCAGTGGCGCATACAAGATCACGAGCTGGGAACGAAACCAGAGTGTCGTGCTCGATCGCAACGAGCATTACAGCGGCCCAACTCCCGCCCTGAAGCAGATCGTGGTGCGTACCGTCGGTGAAATTTCAGCCCGGCGCCTGCAACTCGTCAACGGCGATGCCGACATTATCGAACAGGTCCCCGTCGATCAGGCAGCGGCGTTGAAAAGCGACGCCAGCATCGTCGTGGAGAGCAACCCGAGCCTCTACGTCAACTACGTCTACATGAACAACAAGCGGCCGCCGCTCGACGATCCGCGCGTGCGCCAGGCGATCTCCTACGCGGTGGACTACAAGGGCATCGTCGACGGCATCATGCAGGGCCAGGCCGAGCAGATGCGTGGCGCTGTTCCGGACGGCATGTGGGGGCATGATCCCCAGGGCTTCCAGTACAGCTACGACGTCGAGAAGGCCAAGGCGCTGCTGAAGGAAGCCGGCAAGTCCGACATCCACCTCACCTACACATTCTCGCAGGCAGATACAGCTTGGGAGCCGGTCGGCCTGGCATTGCAGGCCAACCTTGCCGACATCGGCATCAAGCTCGACCTGCAGGCCGTCGCCGACACCACCAAGCGTGAGATGGCGGCGAGCGGCAATTACGACCTGGCCCCAGGCGCATGGACGCCTGACTTCGCCGACCCCTACATGTTCATGAACTACTGGTTCGATCCGGACCGCATGGGTGGCCCCGGCAACCGCGCCTTCTACAACAATCCCAAGGTTGCCGATCTTGTCCGCGAGGCCGCCAGCATCATCGACCAGCCCAAGCGCGAGCAGCTCTATCTCGAGGCGCAGAAGCTTTCGACGCAGGATGCGCCCTATCTCTACCTGATGCAGAAGAACGACATCTTCGCGCGCCGCGCGGTGGTCAAGGGTTACGTCTACAACCCGATGCTGATCCAGGTCTACAACTTCGCCACCATGTCGAAGTCTGAATGA
- a CDS encoding helix-turn-helix domain-containing protein, which translates to MTDQKASLGDFLREIRTRNHWTLSQVSAMTGLAISTLSKVENNQMSLTYDRIVQLAEGLKVDIVELFGTRAAETSPSPLGRRTISRAGEGRSIKTRNYDYLYLCTDISKKSIVPMFGTAHARTMEEFGAFIRHVGEEYTYVVEGELELHTEHYEPVKLRAGDSVYFDATMGHAYLTVSEKPVSFVCICSTSEKELIDAIGSSSISESAISKLTPRAKTEQLVSTIRK; encoded by the coding sequence ATGACGGATCAGAAAGCAAGCCTGGGCGATTTCCTGCGGGAAATCCGCACGCGAAACCATTGGACCTTGTCGCAAGTCAGCGCGATGACGGGGCTCGCGATATCGACGCTGTCCAAGGTTGAAAACAACCAGATGTCGTTGACATACGACCGCATCGTGCAACTGGCGGAGGGGCTGAAGGTCGACATCGTCGAATTGTTCGGGACCCGTGCGGCTGAAACCAGCCCCAGTCCGCTCGGCCGCCGCACGATCAGCAGGGCTGGCGAAGGCCGTTCCATCAAGACCAGGAACTACGATTACCTCTATCTGTGCACCGACATTTCGAAAAAATCGATCGTGCCGATGTTCGGCACGGCGCATGCCCGCACGATGGAAGAGTTCGGTGCTTTCATCCGCCATGTCGGGGAGGAGTATACCTATGTGGTCGAGGGCGAGCTGGAACTTCACACCGAGCACTATGAGCCTGTGAAGCTGAGGGCCGGAGACTCCGTCTATTTCGACGCGACTATGGGGCATGCCTACCTGACGGTAAGCGAGAAACCGGTAAGCTTTGTCTGCATCTGCTCGACTTCGGAGAAGGAGTTGATCGACGCGATCGGCTCGTCCTCGATCAGCGAAAGCGCTATTTCGAAACTGACACCCCGTGCCAAGACCGAGCAACTTGTGAGTACGATAAGAAAATAA
- a CDS encoding FAD-binding oxidoreductase — protein sequence MFDFVVIGGGIAGASAAYELADGASVLLVEREEHCGYHTTGRSAALFSETYGNAAIRSLTRASRRLYEAPPAGFSEHPLLTPRHVLFIARADQAASIAHLSEIFMQAGGKPPRVLSADAVRERVPIMRTDYVAQALLDETSMDIDVHALHQGYLRGARARGASIAVSAEVLNIDKGPSGWRVTTAREQFQARTIVNASGAWADSIAAMAGVAAAGLTPLRRTAMMLDLPDGIDASSWPHVIDVDEEFYFKPDAGRLLASPADETPSEPCDAQADEFDIAVAIDRIQQAADLPVRSIPRRWAGLRTFAADRSPVVGFDPRVEGFFWLAGQGGYGIQTAPALAKVVAALANRRPIADEILEAGFNPDAVSPARSGLGAAVHAEA from the coding sequence ATGTTCGACTTTGTTGTGATCGGCGGTGGCATAGCGGGCGCATCGGCGGCTTATGAATTGGCCGACGGGGCAAGCGTCCTGCTTGTCGAACGTGAGGAGCATTGCGGCTATCACACGACCGGCCGCTCCGCCGCGCTCTTTTCGGAAACCTACGGCAACGCCGCGATCCGGTCGCTGACGCGCGCCAGCCGCCGCCTGTATGAGGCGCCCCCGGCCGGCTTTTCCGAACATCCCCTGCTGACGCCACGCCATGTGCTTTTCATAGCACGCGCCGATCAGGCAGCGAGCATCGCCCATCTGAGCGAGATCTTCATGCAGGCCGGCGGAAAGCCGCCGCGGGTTCTCAGCGCCGATGCCGTGCGCGAGCGCGTGCCGATCATGCGTACCGACTATGTGGCGCAGGCCCTGCTTGATGAGACGTCGATGGATATTGACGTCCATGCCTTGCATCAAGGCTATCTGCGCGGCGCCCGCGCACGGGGCGCCAGCATCGCGGTCTCGGCCGAAGTCCTGAATATTGACAAGGGGCCATCCGGCTGGCGTGTCACCACGGCAAGAGAGCAGTTCCAGGCAAGGACCATCGTCAATGCCAGCGGCGCATGGGCAGACAGCATTGCGGCGATGGCTGGCGTTGCAGCGGCCGGACTGACGCCGCTGCGCCGCACCGCCATGATGCTGGACCTGCCCGATGGCATTGACGCTTCGTCCTGGCCGCATGTGATTGACGTCGATGAGGAGTTCTATTTCAAGCCGGACGCGGGACGGCTTCTTGCCTCGCCGGCGGACGAAACCCCAAGCGAACCATGCGATGCACAGGCCGACGAGTTCGATATCGCCGTCGCCATCGACCGCATCCAACAGGCGGCCGACCTGCCGGTGCGTTCGATTCCACGCCGCTGGGCCGGCCTGCGCACCTTCGCCGCCGATCGCAGCCCGGTGGTTGGGTTCGACCCGCGTGTCGAGGGTTTCTTCTGGCTGGCTGGCCAGGGCGGCTATGGTATCCAGACAGCTCCGGCGCTGGCCAAGGTGGTCGCCGCACTGGCCAACCGCAGGCCAATAGCCGACGAAATCCTCGAAGCCGGTTTCAATCCCGACGCTGTTTCGCCCGCCCGCTCCGGGCTTGGCGCGGCGGTGCATGCCGAAGCATAA